CCAGGTGGTCGCACCAAGAAGATATTTGTGGGAGGCCTGCCATCTACCCTAACGGAGAGTGATTTCAAGAAGTACTTTGATCAATTTGGAACAATCACTGATGTTGTTGTGATGTATGATCACAACACCCAGAGGCCTCGGGGATTTGGTTTCATCACATATGACTCTGAGGATGCTGTGGACAGGGTACTATTTAAAAGCTTTCATGAGCTGAATGGTAAGATGGTTGAGGTCAAGAGGGCTGTTCCCAAAGAACTATCCCCGGGACCCAATATTCGCTCCCCTAGTCCAGGATATAACTATGGTCTGAATAGGGCAAACAGCTTTCTTAATGGATATACTCAGGGATACAATCCAAGTTTGATTAGTGGCTATGGGATGAGGATGGACGGTAGGTTAGGTCCCATTAGTGCAAGGAACGGCTTCACTTCATTTGGTCCTGGTTTTGGAATGGGGATGAATTTTGAACCTAGTTTGATCCCAAGCTTTGGAGGAAATTCAAGTTTTAGCAACAATATTGGTTATGGACGTGGTTTGAGCCCATATTACAGTGCCAACTCCACGAGGTACAGTAGTCCCATCGGTTACGGTGGGGGTAGTGCAAATGCTAGTTCGGGATTTAGCTCAGTGACTCGTAATGCATGGAGTGGTGGAGATCTTAACTATGGTACTAATTCTGCAAGTTCCAATGGCTATATGGCCTCAGGGAATGGGAGCCTCGGAGGCTTTGGCAATAGTACCATAAACTGGGGCAGTGCTACTCCTATATCAGCTCAGGTTGGGGGAGGCACTTCAAGCTACACTAGTGGGAATCTTAACTTTGGAGGTGGTGACAATAACTTCGATCTCGGTGGTGGCAGTTTTGGAAGGAGCACTGGTCCTAGTGTAGTGAAAACTTCCCTTTCTCCATCAAGTGGTGGATTTGAAGGATCCTATGCGGAGCTGTATGGTGGAAGTTCAGTTTATGGAGACCCTACTTGGCGATCATCATCTTCTGAACTTGGGGGCACTGGCTCGTTTGGTTATGGGCTTGGCACCGTACCTTCAGATATCATAGGCAAGGGCTCTGCTGGTTATGTGGGTGATTATAATGCTACCAATAGACAACCAAATAGAGGTAAGCAGTTTATTTAACTTTAATCAATTTGATTATATACGTATTTCTTGTTTCCCCCTTGAGAAACAAAATAGAGCATGATCATGACGATAGATATGAAACATGTATGAACCAGATTTAGGTGTCATTATGAATGAACTATTTCACGCATCTTGTGGATCTTCAAGACCACTGAGTTATGTAATTAACTTTTCAAATTTTCAACTTTAGGTTTTAACTATGTAGTGAAATTCCATATATAAAGTTCATATTCTTTCTCTTAATTGTGATGTTGGTAAAAGATGTTGCTGCCTACTATTTCAATACTTCATATATGCTGGGTGTGTTTGCATATGCACATATCAAATCTTCATTAATAACCATACATTGTTTGCTAGATATTAAAGAACTGGTGTCATGTCACAAATTCAGCATTGAGCCTCACTTGGTTTATTTTTAATAAGCACCACAATACATATAGATCACTGAATGATACCTGTTTGCTTCAGCTACCTATGATGGCGtgctaaaatttcaagaaatcctTTCATGAGATTATGATGAGTTGTTTATGCCCGTGAAGGAAAAATCTGCTAACTCCTCTAATTGATAAAATAAGTATTACAACATTGTTGGTAATAGCTACATATCTAACAGATGCGTTGAGAGAACTCAGTTCCAATTGTAGAAGATAATTTATACTGCCGAACTTATGTAGATGAACAGAAAACTGTAGGATCTATTAAATCAGAGCATATGCTGATCCTAGATACTACTGAAAAATACCTCTCATTACTACATTTGGCTTCCTGGGTGTCGATCCTGTCAACACATACAATCCACCTTGATTCTTTAACCTCCCTCTCTTTTTGTATGAAGCAGTGGCTCATGGCACTGTATGGATTGGCCGTATAACAGAGTTTCCTTTATAAGTAAGAATGGTTGCACTGGCTGAAATATTAGTCATCCAGTGGTTGGTTTTATAGTTGCAAACTATATATTCGTAGTCCTGCTGACACAATTTGAAGTTTGAACAAAGCATTAGAAAACCATTTAATTCATTCACAAGAAGTCCTGTACTGCACCTAGTACACTTGACATGATCTTGATGTTGTTCTTTGCCTTGGAGAGCTGGAGCGCCATCAAAACTCTGAGCTTTCTTGATGGTCTTTGAGGTCCTGAATGCTGAGTTCCGCTTGTCTTGGCACTTTACTCAACAGAATTTCTCATATACGATTCCCTCTCAACATAGTGTTATCTTCACTTTTCAAACTGTTCACTATATAATTGCATGGTATCAATGGAAATGCTACTTGGTTACATAGGACCTTCCTAATCTTCTCTCAGTGGCAAAAAGGCTAAGACCAAATTTTGTTTTACGTTGGTTTTTTTTGTGCATTTGAACGGAGTCAATCTTTCATAAAAATGCTTTCTTGAAAGATGGACGTATCTCAGGTATGTCTTAGAATCTTTCTCATGCATCATCTTTTTTATTTCAACCAGTCATACACAGTATTCAAGTGCATACAAGATGTACAGTACCTTCTCCACATCTGAGCTTTCTGCAACTATGAGAGGGTTTCAGCTAGATATCGCAGGAGTGTGATCATTTGAATTTAGTTATCCAACACTACACAGGAACTTCTATTGTCCTTGTCCTGGTTGTCATACTGCCCTTGTTATGCCGACCCAACCATGACTCATACTAATTAAAAATTAGACCATCATCACCTCCTGGATCAAGTGCAAGTCCAACATCCACCCAATTGGATCTAAAATtaacaccaaatatgactatatgAATTTCAGTCGTTCAAGCAAAAGACATTATGTATTTACAATAGTATATGATCAGTCTGAACTTGTCATATACAAAGGCCATATTAATCAGCACAATGAAAAATCCTCTGATATTTGTGTGACAAAGGGTCCTAGCATTTAAATCCTTAACAAGGACTAGTGTTTCCTAAACTCAGTAAATCTCTTATTCCACATGGTTATCACACCCCAACTCACTGGTAGACAGTTGGATACAAAGAAGGGCTCTTTAAAGGCGATCAATTATAGAGTTTCTAAAACAAGTTTGTGATAGAATGCCTAATTTCCATCTTTAGAATTGTCAAAGATAACACCATATTGTTCACCATCACATCACATCCAACACAATTCTACtcgattcaaaataaaacatgataGTATTTGGCATGGTACTCATCATATTGGTGCCCTACATCTATGGTACCCACATTCTCTGTTGTCTATAAATGGAAGCCAACATCTTCacctgaatctttttagcagatcaAACATGTCATTAAAATGTGATTGCACATATTTCAGCAAAATAACGTTATATTTTAATACAAACCCTTGCAAACATTAAGAATTCTGCCTCCCAAAtcccaaaagaaatattttataaatagcaaTGAATCCTAGAAATATGGCTCTACTAATTGTTGTACTAAAGGTCCTGTTAACTCTTGTAATCATGGTGGAATGGGACTGAGGGTTCCTATCAGTACCTGGGAAAATTTGTTTATCACTAACAGTTTCATGTAGCCTCTATTACAACCCAATGGAGAAATAAGCAGCGAAGGCAACAAAATCTTACCTGAATGGCTGAATATTTTTAGCAGATCAAGCATGTCATTAAAATGTAATCACACATGTATTTTTTCAGTAAAATCCTTTATTGTTTAAGACAAGCCCTTGCCAACATTAACCTGGAATTATGCTCACAGGAACTTGTGTCTACAGGCATTTACGGTTGTTAAGATAAACCCAAATTTGGTGAATTGGTTTGTTTCGTGATTCCACCAAGTCAGATATTGACTTGCTTGAACATTATGTTTTCAGTTTCTTCATATGTTCTAGTACTTTTCATTTTCTAATATAAATAATAGAAGCTGTCCATGTTAAAATCAGATCGATAAGACCATATGATCCAGTTGTAAGGATAACTCTGTTTTGCTTCTGCTTGTTGAGAGTTTATTGTTATATTTCATCATATGATTCAGTTGTGTTGCAGTTTGTGTGGATCTCAGATGCAACACTCTGAACTCTAGTGATGCACCAAGTAAATTAGGTAGAAGGTTTGCTCAACACCAGAACCATGAACTAATCATCTTAGTTTTAGGAAGCTATATGCCATTGATTACATATGGACACGGTTTTCAACAAATGTAAAAGCTTCAAGACGCTTATATAGGTACAACTAGAAACAAACAGCTAATATGCAACTGATAGAGGAGGCTGTCTTTTCCCTGAAGGTGATTTATAAAATAGACTCTATTCTGCTTCCATATATTGTCTGGGTAATAAGTCACATTGTGTTGCCCCCTCTTTCTTATCTATCCTTATGTGTTGCAATATATGTTGGTAAAGTTTTGATGTGCATATGTTTCCTGACAAACATGTTCTCATGGAGCTGCAGTTTTCTTTTAGAGTTTTATACGATAAGAACTgttcctttattattatttttctcttctGATATTTAATATTTGTTGCAGGAATTGCGACATAAGTTGACACATATTGAGGTCCAAGACTCTGATAGGTGAACAAATTGCAACTCAGATGCATGACTTTGTGTTTTACATATCTCGTAAATTATATGGGTTAGTTAATTTTATAGAGCTAACCGTGGAGTTGtttggaaaaagaagaagaaaatattcaGATTCAGAAGATTCAAAATAAAGGTTCTTGTGTGGAGGTTTGGAATTCTGAGTTTAGTTCAAGCAGGTTTTGTTTCTTTCAAGTTTGATTGGGATGTAATCTTGTCAGTGGGTACATCCATATTTGTTCAGATTTATGCAACCAATGCGCCAAATAGACCTAGTGATTTTCTAAGAAAGGAAAGATAGCAAGCTCTGGTAACACCCGACAATGGTTCTCGTCGGGAACTCtgttattctttttttctttcccttttcttaTCGGTTTTACTTTTATCGGAGATTTGGTTGTCTTGTTAGTTTGGAACTCACATGGGTGCTTTCTGGTCCCAAAAAAAATAACTATACTATGTATTGTGATTGATTTTTGAAGTAACGTGCTTCATGTCATATGCAATGGATATGAATGTTTCACTTGATTTCGCTATTGTTTTTGTatttgttgtgtgtgtgtggCCATTGCCCTGTGGGTTATATGAGTACATGACATGCTTTGCATATCAAATATGTAAAGTCAAATCGAATTTGTTTAGGAGGAAGATAATTGTGAaataccaaaaaaagaaaaagttatcTGCGTTTATATCATGTCGTATAAAGTTTAGACTATCAATAGGTCGACAGTTAACTCATCTCAGTTCCAATTGAAGATGCCATATTAGCcataaattatttatgataaagCACACATATCCCTCCAATTATGTTGACTCTAATTGCGCTCTTCCCCTTCACATCTCTTTAAATAGTTCAGGTTTACCCTACTAATCTTGATTTAACAATAGCACTAAAATAATTATTACTATgttatttatgatgaaaaatcaCATTTAAATCAACGAGTAAATGTTCTGTATCATGAACAGTTTCATTATTTTCATGATATAACGAAGATACTTGATTAAATACCGATGAATATATAGATTGGGAGTCGAATCTCTCAAGGTGAATCAAGCCAAATCATTTTTCGATTAAAGTAAGATAGTCTAAATGGAAACCATCTACCTAATCGAATTGATTCAAAATCAATTAATTAGATTCGATTAAtcgattaattaatttataaatataaataaatttgatatatatatatatatatatatatatatatatatatatatatatatatatatatatatatatatatatatatatatatatatcaaaccgGTTTTGAATTAGTTCAGCTCAGGTTTGGTTCCGATTTGATTCGATTTCCCAATTCGATCTGTACACCTCAGACCCTACGAGCCGTTATATATCTGAATCGCATTCGGGCCCTGTTCCTTTATTGGCGATTTGTTCTTTCGGAGGAGAGAAGCGAATCAGATCGAGCATCGGAAACCTCGCCGATCCCAGTCCTCCGAtgtgagagagagggagagagaactgTGGATCCCATGGCCAAGATCGACCCGTCGACCTCTTCCGCTCGCCCCTCTGTGCCGATGGTCTCCTCTGGAGCATCAGTCGAAGGAAGGATTGCTTGTGATGGTGCGTCTTTCGATCCCTCTGATTTAAGTTTCGGCCTTCATCACAACCTGTGAAATCTTTGGTTCCAAGAAATAGTAGACGTCGATCGGGGGTTCCTCCTCCGGCTCTCACACATGGGAGGGGAACTCCAGATCCTAAGGTCAAGATCGACCGTCGTCCTGTCCTCATCCCCTTCCTCGAAATGCGTCGCCTCTCGGAAATTGAAAGCATAGAGAACCAACCAGTACAAGCCAGTTGAGGttgtttcagaaaatgataatttctTAGATAGGTTTAATTGGAAAATCATGTGACCTGAGAAATTTCTACATCAAAGGTGGGTTGGCttcatgatcatcatgaatcaATGGAATGATAAAACATATAGAAAGTTTTGGTGTCAAGTTAAGTCTTCAAGATTTAAGTATCAGCGAAATGATACTTACACTCCACCACTcgtttcataattacatcaaattTTAAAGTCTTAAACATTATCTGCTCGCTTGCATATGTGTGAGCAGACTCAAATAttaatacaataataataataaaatcataaatcctaACTAATCATTAAGGTTTATAAATGATCATATGTTTATGTTTAGCTaggttcaaaatatttaattttttatttatattttttattaagatctttttagatttttttctatGTTTTCGTATGTCATTATCATCAATTATTATATCGAGAGGTCTTCTAGCATCATATCATCCTAATTGATTTTCTTTCGTCTTATCTCTATCAAGATGataacattagaaaattttatcaTGTAAATaactaataaatctatttattatcgatataaaaaagataaaaaaaaacttaatataaatttttggtATAATTTTCTATattaatagaaaattcatttaacATACTCATTATAGTTCTAACACTAATaactacattatatatatatatatatatatatatatattatcataataaaattttagaaactcTATCATAGAGTTTTTCTTAGTCAATAAAAATCTGATACAaaattttttctctttattttttcattaattatcttaataaatacatAGTTTTCATATTTAAtcttttaagtataaaaatcaaattattctataTTTGATAATTATGACTTATGATTTAAATTCATCTATGATTTAAAtttatccttatttttataaattgatactaaaaaaaatttcttatgattttatttaaaattttaatcaaacttaaatattaatataagaaattatttgattaaaaattttcatatctACTGACTCAAATTTGTTTGGGATGCATATTTGATTCGCATTTATATATTCTTCTAATTATATGCATAAAATGTGGTGGCGGATGCTGATACGGATACAGGTTTTATCCTGCTTCGCACGATTCGTGTTTGAACACGTGTCACGATCTCGTTTCAAGAAGCATGGACTCTTGGAGGCGACCTGAAACCGGAACTGAGAGGGGAATTCCTCTTGGGCATGGCGACAAGAGCCGCGGCATCTCTCGCCGTTTCTACCCTCTTCCCTCCGCCAAATCGCGTTCTTCCTTCGAGCCCCGCGCGGATCCCCTCTAGCTCCGTGGCGAAACCTTCCGTCTTCCTAGCCTCCCCAGCTGCGATTCGAGAACCACGGAGTAGGAGCAGGAGGAGCACACGCGCCTATGGTTTCTCCGGTGAGATTTCTCCTCCCCAAAATTCGTTCTTGTTTCCAGTTTTAGTTCTCTTTATCACAATCATGATTGTCGGAAAAGCCTCTTTACTGTGTTAAGCCTGATTTTGGTCATTTCGCAACTCGACCACCGAGAAAGTTGGCATCTTGATGAAGTTTATTGCCATGTCATGCCGATTTGGTGTTGGAAGTCGTATCAAGTTGGGATTTTTTATGTTAATTTTGTAGTTAGGTATCGGAATATGTGATTTTGTTCGTTCAAGACCTACtttttatgaaatgataggaGGTATTTCCCTTGCTGGATTTTGGGAGTGAGTAGCTTAAATGATGCTATTTGTCTTCCTCAATTTTCTGTAAACAATAAGGGATGGAGCTCATGCCTATTTAATTTTCTCTCAGGAGCCAATATGTCTGTAGCTGCACAGGAAACATCACTAGCTGTAAAGGTGAGGCATTTTTGTTTCAAAAAGATTAATACTTATGTAGTTGTCATTAATACATAATGATTAGTAATAATGTGGATGCAGAAGAAGGCAGCTGAGATTTTGAATGATCTGAAAGGAACATCCATATTTCTTGTGGGTAAGCATCACCATGATCACTACCATCCTTTTTGGTCTTCCTCATATGAACCATGAGCACAGGTTCCTATCTAAGAATCAAGAACTTGCCTCTGTTATTCAAAGGGATGAATTGCACCATGAAAACTGATTTGGGGAAGATCTTAGCTGATGCACTGAGATATTGCTACTTCGACAGGTATGATCTTTGAGTTGACACCCGATGCATGGATGCCTCGACTAATCTTTAGCTAAATGCTTCATTCTTGTTTGTGCTATCACCAACAGTGATAGTTTAGTTGAGCAAGCCGCAGGTGGTGTCTCTGCTGCTAAATCCTTGAGAAAGGAAGACGAAAAGGGTTTTCGCGACTCAGAGGTGTGCCATGACTCATGACTTAATCATTCATATCGTGCTATGCCATCGAGCTGAGAAAATTACATGCTAATAATCTTTTGACAGACTGAAGTGCTAAAGCAGTTGTCCTCCATGGGTCGTTTGGTGGTTTGTGCCGGGGATGGTTCTGTGCAAACCTCAACAAACTTGTAAGCATGAATTATTCTTCCTGTGAAAGATCTCACATGGCAGCTCCATCGAGTTCCAACCATTATTAAACAAAGTATCTTGACTGTGTCTTGTTTCTTCAAGGGCTTATTTAAGACATGGTATCTCGATATGGGTAGATGTTCCCTTGGATTACTTGGCAAATGAGATGCTGATGGGTGAGGTGTCATCACCTATCACAGTAAATGCACCAGAGTCGGATTCATTCTCAGAGGTAAGCCTCTCTTTGTGGACAACCAAATGAACATTCTTGGATATGTTTTTTGTTGTATGTTTCAATAAATTTTTATCACACATTAATTTGATGAAAATTTCTAAACTGCTTCTGTCTTCTGTTTACTTTAATTTCTATTATTATGTCTGTGTGACGATATCTGGATGCATACAGCAGGTGCTGGAATcacttatgcagcaatataatgaATTGAAAGAAGGATTTGGTACAGCAGATACAACTGTTTCACTCCAAAGTAAACATATAGTTGTGTAGAAACTTAGTTCATACATAGTAGATCGCCTTTGTAACATTACCATCACCTTAATCTTTGCAGAGGTAGCCTCTCAGCTAGGTTGCGAAGACTTCACGTCTGTCACCCCGGAGGTCATGGTATTGGAGGTAAATTAGAAATGTAACAGAAATAGCATGATTACGATTCCTTGATCACGCAGTAAGGCTTTAAATATGCGGAAAAAAATACCTGTTGCAGGTTCTGAAGGGACTCGAGAGGCTGATGAGTGTGAAGAAGATGATAGAAGCAGCTGCCAAACCATTTTAACCAAAGCTGTGCTGGATGGGATCAGGAAATGAAACAGGTTGAAGGCATTAGATTGACCTGAGCTGTTCGAGGGCCAGGCCGTTTTCATCAACAGCTTCAGGGAGCTGCTGCAATGCATCTGTAATTTAGAGACGGCTGATTCAATGGTAGAAATAGCTTTAGGCACATGGATGATATCCATTATCTTCTCTTTTACCTGTCCTTTTTGTTTAGTGGTATAAAGTGCCAAGATGCAGCTAGCTACCTACCAATCAGTCACTCTGGTACTGAGGATGGAGTTCTGCAAATGGAGATTAACAGAGGCATGGCAGTTCTCCTGGTAAACTCTTATCCATGAAAGTAACAGAGATAAGATCTGGAACATATTAGTCATGAGCAACCACTTTGTTATTGCTTTCCATCACCAATGCAGAACACCAAAGCAGTTGAACATGATAGAAAGTGATGTGTTTGGAATGCAGAACACTAAAGCTTTCGGATTTTCCATGTGTTTGGGGACAAACAGGACCTGAACTTTCACACGATGAACATAGACTTTTTGAGTTGGGAGTTTACTGTGACCAAAGTAAAAaagcctctatatatatatatatatatatatatatatatatatatatatatatatatatatatatatatgtatatatatatgtatatatatatgtatatatatgtatatatatatgtatatatatgtatatatatataaatatatgtatatatatatatgtatatatatatgtatatatatgtatatatgtatatatatatatatatgtatatatgtatgtatatgtatgtatgtatatatatacatatatatatatatatatacatacatatatatatatatacatacatatatatacatacatacatatatatatacatacatacatatatatatacatacatatatatatacatatacatatatatacatatatatatacatatatatacatatatatatatatatatacatatatatatgtatatacatatatatatatacatatatatatatatatatatacatatatacatatatatatatacatatatatatatatatatatatatatatatatatatatatatatatatatatatataacaaaatctATGTAGAAGCTGGTCCAAGTTTAGTGCACAGGCAAATGCATTTGGCGAGGAATATGCTTTGGGATCATGTGGCATGGGATCTTGTAATGCTcggtaaaaaggaaaaaaaatcaacagATATTAATCTATATAGATTCTATAAAAAATAAGTGTTATGGGAAAATGTTATTAATGTTCAAG
The window above is part of the Musa acuminata AAA Group cultivar baxijiao chromosome BXJ2-6, Cavendish_Baxijiao_AAA, whole genome shotgun sequence genome. Proteins encoded here:
- the LOC135614666 gene encoding probable inactive shikimate kinase like 1, chloroplastic isoform X1, with protein sequence MATRAAASLAVSTLFPPPNRVLPSSPARIPSSSVAKPSVFLASPAAIREPRSRSRRSTRAYGFSGANMSVAAQETSLAVKKKAAEILNDLKGTSIFLVGMNCTMKTDLGKILADALRYCYFDSDSLVEQAAGGVSAAKSLRKEDEKGFRDSETEVLKQLSSMGRLVVCAGDGSVQTSTNLAYLRHGISIWVDVPLDYLANEMLMGEVSSPITVNAPESDSFSEQVLESLMQQYNELKEGFGTADTTVSLQKVASQLGCEDFTSVTPEVMVLEVLKGLERLMSVKKMIEAAAKPF
- the LOC103987508 gene encoding heterogeneous nuclear ribonucleoprotein 1, with amino-acid sequence MQSDLGKLFIGGISWDTNEDRLREYFRNYGEVVEAVIMKDRTTGRARGFGFIVFADPAVAERVVMEKHLIDGRMVEAKKAVPRDDQQILNRNNSSIHGSPGPGGRTKKIFVGGLPSTLTESDFKKYFDQFGTITDVVVMYDHNTQRPRGFGFITYDSEDAVDRVLFKSFHELNGKMVEVKRAVPKELSPGPNIRSPSPGYNYGLNRANSFLNGYTQGYNPSLISGYGMRMDGRLGPISARNGFTSFGPGFGMGMNFEPSLIPSFGGNSSFSNNIGYGRGLSPYYSANSTRYSSPIGYGGGSANASSGFSSVTRNAWSGGDLNYGTNSASSNGYMASGNGSLGGFGNSTINWGSATPISAQVGGGTSSYTSGNLNFGGGDNNFDLGGGSFGRSTGPSVVKTSLSPSSGGFEGSYAELYGGSSVYGDPTWRSSSSELGGTGSFGYGLGTVPSDIIGKGSAGYVGDYNATNRQPNRGIAT
- the LOC135614666 gene encoding probable inactive shikimate kinase like 1, chloroplastic isoform X2, giving the protein MATRAAASLAVSTLFPPPNRVLPSSPARIPSSSVAKPSVFLASPAAIREPRSRSRRSTRAYGFSGANMSVAAQETSLAVKKKAAEILNDLKGTSIFLVGMNCTMKTDLGKILADALRYCYFDSDSLVEQAAGGVSAAKSLRKEDEKGFRDSETEVLKQLSSMGRLVVCAGDGSVQTSTNLAYLRHGISIWVDVPLDYLANEMLMGEVSSPITVNAPESDSFSEVLESLMQQYNELKEGFGTADTTVSLQKVASQLGCEDFTSVTPEVMVLEVLKGLERLMSVKKMIEAAAKPF